Proteins encoded together in one Kwoniella shandongensis chromosome 3, complete sequence window:
- a CDS encoding calcium-transporting P-type ATPase, PMR1-type, producing MGPQALKRRSPPPSRSLSPAPNTNAGQALPNGTGNASASSYAYARKGSVTGPRGSYGGLGLGVASYDPAGPGYGGLLDEPADYEGPGPSSTGGATNNGGYAYSTTLRRQPSMDQGFPPFQTSSRTRRDSSVHASPYRMTNHPLTVPNGFVEQETEGFVGRLVGFGKKVMGQKDYAILKEEEDERRLSTERRQRETPSAIYAHKSAEETIKSFSSDPTQGLSNSSLAALLARYGPNEFELPPSDSLYLKFAKQVYENPLILLLLGSSVVSALMGQYDDAVCVVVAVGIVLTVAFVQEQRSEKSLEALNKLVPHYCHLIRNGQPLKPLANALLPGDLVTFSVGDRIPADIRLVTAVSLEIDESALTGETRPARKNTDMCGSGEGEDTHGEGGGKALGERHCMAFMGTLVRSGHGSGIVVGTGKDTEFGVIFSMMQDVEEKRTPLQLDMDDLAKRLSLFSFGVIGVIFLIGVLQKRDWLEMFTIGVSLAVAAIPEGLPIVTTVTLALGVLRMSKRKAIVKKLPSVEALGSVSVICSDKTGTLTKNEMTVTHVYAVDDLVDLSPHLHAATNFGPKRPDYSPLSPSPAMMKTALIGSVCNNAFRNEQGINVGQATEVALLNVLPILTAEDQRKNFTRKNEIPFSSETKIMSVVGSLNGASDMVYIKGAIEQVIARCRYYYVTDSSTPSLDASTQKIILDRAIDVSKRGLRVIAMAYGFPSKSGDEAGSDLVFVGFQAMMDPPRKGVAHAISALHGAGVQIVMITGDAEPTALAIARQLGLKVNPSSGEANGHDITLGASSCMLGSQVDQLSERELVERVPGVTVYARTTPRHKMAIVKAWQMRGAVVAMTGDGVNDSPALKMADIGISMGKSGTDVAKEAADVILVDDDFSSILPAVEEGKSIFYNIQNFLSFQLSTAVAALSLITLSTIFKLANPLNAMQILFINILMDGPPAQALGVDPVDKEVMKRPPRKKGDHILSQRLLTRVGFSAAMIVLGTLWVYGVEASDGSMSRRDQTMTFTVFVFLDLVSALQNRGLTTPMFRNRMLFLTISISFICQLALIYVPLLQHVFQTEALSLRDLMMLIGLAGTSMGLHEGRRWWERKGVEREIIEEGVGRMA from the exons ATGGGTCCCCAAGCGCTCAAGCGtcgttctccacctccatctcgatCTCTTTCCCCTGCGCCAAACACGAACGCCGGTCAAGCTCTGCCCAACGGAACTGGCAATGCGTCTGCCTCATCCTACGCGTACGCTCGAAAGGGGTCTGTCACCGGACCTAGAGGATCGTATGGTGGTTTAGGTCTAGGTGTAGCGAGCTATGACCCCGCCGGCCCAGGGTACGGAGGATTACTAGACGAGCCAGCCGATTACGAAGGTCCCGGTCCTAGTTCGACTGGAGGCGCAACGAACAATGGTGGTTATGCTTATTCGACGACTTTGAGAAGACAACCATCGATGGATCAAGGGTTTCCTCCATTCCAAACATCATCTCGAACAAGACGAGACTCGTCAGTCCACGCTTCCCCATATAGAATGACAAACCACCCTTTGACCGTACCCAATGGATTTGTAGAGCAAGAGACTGAAGGATTCGTAGGACGATTGGTCGGGTTCGGCAAAAAGGTTATGGGACAAAAGGATTATGCGATtttgaaagaggaagaggacgagaggaggTTGTCTACAGAAAGACGACAAAGAGAAACACCAAGCGCGATTTACGCTCATAAATCCGCTGAGGAAACAATCAAGTCTTTCTCTTCGGACCCGACCCAAGGTCTGtcaaactcttctctcgctgcaTTGCTAGCTCGATATGGTCCAAACGAATTCGAGCTCCCTCCTTCCGATTCGCTTTACCTTAAATTCGCCAAGCAAGTGTATGAGAACCCGCTTATCCTGCTTTTGCTGGGAAGTAGTGTGGTCAGTGCGTTGATGGGGCAATACGATGATGCCGTTTGTGTGGTTGTGGCCGTTGGCATTGTCTTGACCG TCGCCTTTGTGCAAGAGCAGAGATCTGAGAAGTCCTTGGAAGCCTTGAACAAA CTCGTCCCTCATTACTGTCATCTCATTAG AAACGGCCAGCCCCTCAAACCTCTTGCCAACGCTCTCTTACCTGGAGATctcgtcaccttctccgtcgGCGATCGAATCCCCGCAGACATCCGACTCGTTACAGCTGTTTCCCTCGAGATCGATGAATCAGCCTTGACTGGTGAGACTCGTccagcgaggaagaacacGGATATGTGTGGGAgcggcgagggagaagatacGCATGGTGAAGGTGGGGGAAAGGCTTTGGGCGAGAGGCACTGTATGGCGTTCATGGGTACTTTGGTCAGAAGCG GTCATGGATCGGGTATCGTCGTCGGTACAGGAAAGGATACCGAGTTCGGGGTGATCTTCTCCATGATGCAGGAT gtcgaggagaagcgtACTCCCCTGCAACTGGATATGGACGATTTGGCTAAACGGTTGTCCCTCTTTTCATTCGGTGTGATCGGAGTCATCTTCCTGATTGGTGTGCTGCAAAAGCGAGATTGGTTGGAGATGTTCACAATTGGAG TGTcgcttgctgttgctgctaTCCCCGAGGGTCTACCCATTGTCACAACGGTCACCCTGGCTTTGGGTGTTTTGAGAATGTCGAAACGAAAAGCGATTGTCAAGAAGCTACCTAGTGTGGAAGCATTGGGCAGTGTCAGCGTGATTTGCTCGGACAAGACAG GTACAttgacgaagaacgagatgacCGTTACGCACGTCTATGCGGTtgatgatcttgtcgatttgtctcctcatctccatgCGGCGACGAACTTTGGCCCGAAGCGACCGGACTATTCGcctctctccccttctccagctATGATGAAGACGGCGTTGATAGGAAGTGTTTGCAACAACGCGTTCAGGAACGAGCAAGGGATCAATGTCGGTCAAGCGACAGAGGTGGCACTCCTGAATGTGCTGCCTATTCTCACTGCTGAAGAtcagaggaag AACTTCACACGGAAGAACGAGATCCCCTTCAGCTCCGAAACGAAAATCATGAGTGTCGTCGGATCACTCAATGGCGCGTCAGATATGGTCTACATCAAAGGTGCGATTGAGCAAGTCATCGCTCGATGTCGGTACTACTACGTCACCGATTCGtcaactccctctctcgaCGCATCAACGCAAAAGATTATTCTCGACCGAGCTATTGACGTCTCAAAACGTGGTCTGCGAGTCATCGCCATGGCATATGGTTTCCCATCAAAAAGCGGAGATGAAGCTGGGTCTGATCTTGTTTTTGTCGGATTCCAAGCTATGATGGACCCACCTCGGAAGGGCGTTGCGCATGCCATCTCGGCGTTGCACGGAGCCGGCGTACAGATCGTTATGATTACTGGAGATGCGGAACCGACCGCTCTTGCAATCGCACGCCAACTAGGACTCAAAgtcaacccttcttcgggCGAAGCGAATGGCCACGATATCACTCTGGGCGCAAGCAGCTGTATGTTGGGCAGTCAAGTCGATCAGCTGTCGGAACGAGAATTGGTCGAAAGAGTGCCAGGAGTTACAGTGTACGCAAGAACGACACCCAGACACAAGATGGCGATCGTGAAAGCTTGGCAAATGCGCGGAGCGGTTGTCGCTATGACCGGAGACGGAGTCAACGATTCGCCAGCTCTCAAGATGGCTGATATCGGTATATCGATGGGGAAATCCGGAACGGACGTAGCGAAAGAAGCTGCAGATGTGATTCTTGTCGACGACGATTTCTCATCGATCTTACCGGCTGTCGAAGAGGGTAAATCGATCTTTTACAATATCCAGAATTTCCTTTCGTTCCAACTTTCCACGGCAGTCGCTGCTTTGTCGCTCATCACTCTATCGACAATATTCAAATTGGCCAACCCGCTCAACGCGATGCAGATTCTTTTCATCAATATCCTAATGGACGGTCCACCAGCTCAAGCGTTGGGTGTCGATCCGGTAGATAaggaagtgatgaagagaccgccgaggaagaagggagatcaTATTCTCAGTCAGAGATTGTTGACAAGAGTAGGATTCAGTGCGGCGATGATTGTGTTGGGCACATTGTGGGTATACGGTGTCGAAGCGAGTGACGGTAGCATGTCAAGGAGAGATCAGaccatg ACATTCAcagtcttcgtcttcctcgacctcgtctcCGCTCTCCAGAACAGAGGCCTCACCACACCAATGTTCCGAAACCGCATGCTCTTCTTGACCATCAGCATATCTTTCATCTGCCAACTCGCCCTGATCTACGTACCCCTCTTACAACACGTTTTCCAGACCGAGGCGTTGAGTCTGAGGGATTTGATGATGTTAATTGGTTTGGCGGGGACGAGTATGGGTCTACatgaagggaggagatggtgggagaggaagggggtagagagggagattattgaagaaggtgtagGAAGGATGGCTTAG
- a CDS encoding ornithine-oxo-acid transaminase, with the protein MTASISSKEVMNLEHEYSAHNYHPLPVCFERGLGAHVWDPEGVEYLDFLSAYSAVNQGHCHPDILKTLVEQASKLTLSSRAFYSSNLGPFAKKVTSLFGFDMVLPMNTGAEAVETAIKLARKWGYEKKGIAEGKAKVLSVEGNFHGRTIGIISMSTDPESRTGFGPFLEGVGPQWDTGLIRYNHPEDLEKTLEKHGDEVAAFLVEPIQGEAGIYVPDDGYLTKIAEICKKYNVLLICDEIQTGLCRTGKMLCYEWDNIKPDMVILGKALSGGMYPVSCVLASKEIMLCIKPGEHGSTYGGNPLGCAVAITALDVLINENLAERSQKLGEIFRSELTKLNSPFIKLIRGRGLFNGVVIDETVSKKGRTAWQLCLLMKSKGLLAKPTHVNIIRFAPPLVISEEDVRKAVKIIAESLEEFDVIEQIPGDEGDEHDTVIELED; encoded by the exons ATGACAGCTTCCATTTCCAGCAAGGAGGTCATGAACCTCGAACATGAATATTCAGC ACACAACTATCACCCCCTTCCTGT CTGCTTCGAGCGAGGCCTCGGTGCGCATGTCTGGGATCCCGAGGGTGTCGAGTACCTCGACTTCCTGTCCGCTTACTC CGCCGTCAACCAGGGTCATTGCCACCCCGATATCT TGAAAACTCTCGTCGAGCAAGCTTCCAAGTTGACCCTTTCTTCACGAGCCTTCTACTCCTCCAACCTCGGTCCTTTCGCCAAGAAAGTCACCTCCTTATTCGGTTTCGACATGGTCCTGCCCATGAACACGGGAGCAGAAGCTGTCGAGACGGCTATCAAACTCGCTCGTAAATGGGgatacgagaagaagggcatcGCCgaaggaaaggcaaaggtCCTCTCTGTCGAAGGCAATTTCCACGGAAGGACAATTGGAATCATTTCAATGTCGACGGATCCTGAGTCGAGGACTGGTTTCGGTCCATTCTTGGAAGGTGTTGGACCTCAATGGGACACAGGGTTGATCAGGTACAACCACCCAGAGGATTTAGAGAAGACTTTGGAGAAACATGGAGATGAAGTCGCAGCGTTCTTGGTCGAACCCATCCAGGGTGAAGCTGG TATCTACGTCCCTGATGATGGATATCTTACGAAGATCGCAGAGATCTGTAAGAAGTACAACGTTCTCCTGATCTGTGACGAAATCCAGACTGGTCTTTGTCGAACCggcaagat GCTCTGCTACGAGTGGGACAACATTAAGCCCGATATGGTTATTCTCGGTAAAGCCTTGTCTGGCGGTA TGTACCCCGTCTCATGTGTCCTTGCAAGCAAGGAGATCATGCTTTGTATCAAGCCCGGAGAGCACGGTTCGACCTACGGCGG AAACCCCCTTGGTTGCGCCGTTGCCATTACCGCCCTTGACGTCCTGATCAACGAGAACCTTGCCGAACGATCCCAGAAACTTGGCGAGATCTTCCGATCCGAATTGACCAAACTCAACTCCCCATTCATCAAGCTCATAAGAGGCCGAGGACTCTTCAACGGTGTTGTGATCGATGAGACAGTCAGcaagaagggaaggacggCATGGCAAttgtgtttgttgatgaagagTAAAGGATTGTTGGCAAAGCCTACCCATGTGaacat TATCCGATTCGCCcctcctctcgtcatcaGCGAGGAAGACGTCCGAAAGGCCGTCAAGATCATCGCCGAGTCCCTCGAGGAGTTTGACGTG ATCGAACAGATCCCGGGAGACGAGGGAGACGAGCACGACACTGTCATTGAGCTCGAGGACTAG